From one Mytilus galloprovincialis chromosome 13, xbMytGall1.hap1.1, whole genome shotgun sequence genomic stretch:
- the LOC143057957 gene encoding tumor necrosis factor receptor superfamily member 11B-like isoform X3, with product MKNFKYLDVFSTVIFGFTLCVIVVCGLEESWSSYSKDGKLCYYCSPGTYFVDDCLTHNTQAQCKPCPQQTFMTTQNRAIYCKYCTLCDQVVRNHNLAAVLENCTSTSNTVCGCKPTHHFVPDHGGLGKGHCFENTKCPAGNGTIKTATIFTDTKCTECNMGLTYSPSDSYESCIPCTKDCPNGTHIKYSCNRTNNIVCEKDEDCLTLKNITNINEMYLHIAIVCSTVIPLTTGIVCVIVFVKRRRRDRPKDSFPLRTFRQDVPQWMADCIVNDTVNWSKLFGYCSAQGMLLPDWESFIRLLCTKSYSSPMPAMCRGIFPDNFKYSTLLCNM from the exons ATGAAAAACTTTAAATACCTGGATGTCTTCTCAACAGTTATATTTGGATTCACCTTATGTGTAATTGTTGTGTGTGGTTTGGAAGAAAGCTGGTCGTCTTATTCAAAAGACGGAAAATTATGTTATTATTGTTCCCCGGGAACTTACTTTGTTGATGATTGTCTG ACTCACAATACCCAGGCGCAGTGTAAACCGTGTCCCCAGCAAACATTCATGACCACTCAGAATAGAGCTATTTACTGCAAATATTGTACCCTATGTGACCAAGTAGTTAGAAATCATAACCTAGCAGCTGTATTAGAAAACTGTACATCTACCTCAAATACAGTGTGTGGATGTAAACCTACACACCATTTTGTTCCCGATCATGGTGGGCTTGGAAAAGGACATTGCTTCGAAAACACTAAATGTCCAGCAGGCAATGGAACCATTAAAACAg CTACAATTTTTACGGATACAAAATGCACTGAATGCAATATGGGATTGACATATAGCCCATCTGATTCATATGAAAGTTGTATCCCGTGTACAAAAGATTGTCCAAATGGTACCCATATCAAATATTCCTGCAATCGTACGAACAATATCGTATGTGAAAAAGACGAAG ATTGTCTGACACTAaagaatattacaaatataaacgaAATGTATTTGCACATTGCCATAGTATGCAGTACAGTTATACCCTTGACTACAGGAATTGTCTGTGTTATAGTTTTTGTAAAACGAAGACGTCGTGATAGGCCAAAGGATTCTTTTCCACT AAGGACCTTTAGACAAGATGTACCTCAATGGATGGCAGATTGTATAGTTA ACGACACTGTAAACTGGTCAAAGCTGTTTGGCTATTGTTCTGCTCAAGGGATGTTGTTGCCAGACTGGGAATCCTTCATACGACTTCTGTGCA CAAAGTCATACTCAAGCCCTATGCCAGCCATGTGCCGAGGGATTTTTCCAGACAACTTCAAATATAGCACACTACTGTGCAACATGTAA
- the LOC143057957 gene encoding uncharacterized protein LOC143057957 isoform X1, whose amino-acid sequence MKNFKYLDVFSTVIFGFTLCVIVVCGLEESWSSYSKDGKLCYYCSPGTYFVDDCLTHNTQAQCKPCPQQTFMTTQNRAIYCKYCTLCDQVVRNHNLAAVLENCTSTSNTVCGCKPTHHFVPDHGGLGKGHCFENTKCPAGNGTIKTATIFTDTKCTECNMGLTYSPSDSYESCIPCTKDCPNGTHIKYSCNRTNNIVCEKDEDCLTLKNITNINEMYLHIAIVCSTVIPLTTGIVCVIVFVKRRRRDRPKDSFPLRTFRQDVPQWMADCIVNDTVNWSKLFGYCSAQGMLLPDWESFIRLLCRESNIAEQGNRIVAIVKESYDKEKFDTRIYNAMNLWKQKNYTGDDITMFNTFALSLRKHQNSVGGMVCCF is encoded by the exons ATGAAAAACTTTAAATACCTGGATGTCTTCTCAACAGTTATATTTGGATTCACCTTATGTGTAATTGTTGTGTGTGGTTTGGAAGAAAGCTGGTCGTCTTATTCAAAAGACGGAAAATTATGTTATTATTGTTCCCCGGGAACTTACTTTGTTGATGATTGTCTG ACTCACAATACCCAGGCGCAGTGTAAACCGTGTCCCCAGCAAACATTCATGACCACTCAGAATAGAGCTATTTACTGCAAATATTGTACCCTATGTGACCAAGTAGTTAGAAATCATAACCTAGCAGCTGTATTAGAAAACTGTACATCTACCTCAAATACAGTGTGTGGATGTAAACCTACACACCATTTTGTTCCCGATCATGGTGGGCTTGGAAAAGGACATTGCTTCGAAAACACTAAATGTCCAGCAGGCAATGGAACCATTAAAACAg CTACAATTTTTACGGATACAAAATGCACTGAATGCAATATGGGATTGACATATAGCCCATCTGATTCATATGAAAGTTGTATCCCGTGTACAAAAGATTGTCCAAATGGTACCCATATCAAATATTCCTGCAATCGTACGAACAATATCGTATGTGAAAAAGACGAAG ATTGTCTGACACTAaagaatattacaaatataaacgaAATGTATTTGCACATTGCCATAGTATGCAGTACAGTTATACCCTTGACTACAGGAATTGTCTGTGTTATAGTTTTTGTAAAACGAAGACGTCGTGATAGGCCAAAGGATTCTTTTCCACT AAGGACCTTTAGACAAGATGTACCTCAATGGATGGCAGATTGTATAGTTA ACGACACTGTAAACTGGTCAAAGCTGTTTGGCTATTGTTCTGCTCAAGGGATGTTGTTGCCAGACTGGGAATCCTTCATACGACTTCTGTGCA GAGAATCAAACATTGCTGAACAGGGAAACAGGATCGTAGCCATCGTTAAAGAATCTTATGATAAAGAAAAATTTGACACTCGCATCTATAATGCCATGAATCTTTGGAAGCAGAAAAATTACACAGGAGACGACATAACAATGTTTAATACTTTTGCTTTGTCTCTTCGCAAACATCAAAATTCTGTAGGTGgaatggtctgttgtttttaa